Proteins encoded together in one Vitis vinifera cultivar Pinot Noir 40024 chromosome 4, ASM3070453v1 window:
- the LOC100266206 gene encoding tetraspanin-19 — translation MVRCAGCFLHQSKRVVDIIVNLCGIGMIIYCLWLLKKWNDGFSQMLIVTPLPRPWFIYICLAIGIAVCLTTLYGHVVANCDSSSSLCIYIVSMCSILLLQAGVIVAILFKIDWAWQISKYIDEHYKNFQNFLNFHLIMCRSVSVVVLVGQINAVVLAILIWAIGTHPGAHCNSPDQQERRNFTHSFLVPPNSPIPGCSSEFLNGRLSQISLPYLKDGRSQGCLSYIKDVFTGLFQRRNRF, via the exons ATGGTTAGGTGTGCCGGGTGCTTCTTACACCAGTCAAAGAGAGTTGTGGATATAATTGTGAATTTGTGTGGGATTGGAATGATTATATACTGCCTCTGGCTGCTCAAGAAGTGGAATGATGGCTTCTCTCAGATGCTTATCGTCACTCCTCTTCCTCGACCATG GTTCATCTACATATGTTTAGCCATCGGGATTGCCGTCTGCTTGACCACACTTTATGGCCATGTGGTTGCGAACTGCGACAGCAGTTCTAGTCTTTGCATA TATATTGTTTCCATGTGCTCCATTCTTCTCCTCCAAGCTGGGGTGATTGTTGCGATTTTGTTCAAGATAGACTGGGCTTGG CAAATTTCCAAGTACATTGATGAGCACTATAAAaatttccagaattttctcaatttccatCTGATAATGTGCCGGTCGGTTTCAGTTGTGGTTCTGGTTGGACAG ATCAATGCAGTTGTGCTTGCTATTCTGATATGGGCAATAGGAACTCATCCAGGAGCTCACTGCAACAGTCCAGATCAACAAGAACGCCGTAATTTCACACATTCCTTTCTAGTACCGCCCAACTCGCCTATCCCAGGTTGCTCAAGTGAATTTCTCAATGGTAGGCTTTCACAGATCTCTCTGCCATATCTTAAGGATGGGAGATCACAGGGCTGTCTGTCATATATTAAGGATGTGTTCACAGGACTTTTTCAGAGAAGAAACCGGTTCTAG
- the LOC100256163 gene encoding aspartate aminotransferase, cytoplasmic has protein sequence MYQQFSSPADRRLSALARHLEGSSPSSTMDPNHTISASATSGSDFGGSVFDHVVQAPEDPILGVTVAYNKDPSPVKLNLGVGAYRTEEGKPLVLNVVRRAEQLLVNDRSRVKEYLPIVGLAEFNKLSAKLMFGADSPAIQVKRVTTVQCLSGTGSLRVGAEFLARHHHQRTIYIPQPTWGNHGKIFTLAGLSVKTYRYYDPATRGLNFQGLLEDLSLAPSGAIVLLHACAHNPTGVDPTLQQWEQIRQLIRLKGLLPFFDSAYQGFASGSLDADAQSVRMFVADGGECLAAQSYAKNMGLYGERVGALSIVCKTADVASRVESQVKLVIRPMFSNPPIHGASIVAIILKNRDMYNEWTVELKAMADRIISMRQQLFDALRARGTPGDWNHILKQIGMFTFTGLNTAQVAFMTKEYHVYMTSDGRISMAGLSSKTVPHLADAIHAAVTRAI, from the exons ATGTACCAGCAATTCTCTTCACCCGCCGATCGGAGGTTGAGTGCTCTGGCCCGGCACCTGGAGGGCTCGTCCCCATCGTCCACCATGGACCCTAACCACACGATCTCTGCTTCTGCAACCTCGGGCTCCGATTTCGGTGGCTCTGTTTTTGATCACGTCGTTCAGGCTCCTGAAGATCCCATTCTAGGG GTGACTGTGGCCTACAACAAAGATCCTAGCCCAGTGAAACTGAACTTGGGCGTTGGTGCTTATCGAACAGAG GAAGGAAAGCCTCTTGTTCTGAATGTAGTGAGACGGGCAGAGCAGCTGCTTGTTAATGACAG GTCCCGGGTCAAAGAATATCTTCCTATTGTTGGGCTGGCAGAATTCAATAAATTGAGTGCTAAGCTCATGTTTGGCGCTGACAG CCCTGCTATTCAGGTGAAGAGGGTTACTACTGTCCAGTGTTTGTCTGGTACCGGCTCATTGAGAGTTGGAGCTGAGTTTTTGGCGAGACATCATCACCAA CGAACCATATACATTCCACAACCAACATGGGGAAACCATGGAAAAATTTTCACATTAGCAGGGTTATCTGTGAAGACTTACCGCTATTATGATCCAGCAACACGTGGGCTGAACTTCCAAG GCTTGTTGGAAGACCTTAGTCTTGCCCCTTCTGGAGCAATTGTGCTTCTTCATGCATGCGCTCACAACCCCACTGGTGTCGACCCAACCCTTCAGCAATGGGAGCAGATAAGGCAGTTGATAAGATTGAAAGGGTTGTTACCTTTCTTTGACAGTGCTTACCAG GGTTTTGCAAGTGGGAGTCTGGATGCAGATGCGCAGTCTGTTCGCATGTTTGTTGCTGATGGTGGTGAATGCCTTGCTGCTCAGAGTTATGCCAAGAACATGGGGCTCTACGGGGAACGTGTTGGTGCACTGAGCATT GTTTGCAAGACGGCGGATGTGGCAAGCAGGGTTGAGAGCCAGGTTAAACTTGTGATCAGGCCTATGTTTTCAAACCCACCCATTCATGGTGCATCTATCGTTGCAATCATCCTGAAAAACAG GGATATGTACAATGAATGGACTGTTGAGTTGAAGGCAATGGCAGATCGTATTATCAGCATGCGCCAGCAACTCTTTGATGCTTTACGGGCCAGAG GCACACCAGGTGACTGGAATCACATTCTCAAGCAGATTGGAATGTTTACTTTCACAGGATTGAACACCGCTCAAGTGGCCTTCATGACCAAAGAGTACCACGTCTACATGACATCTGATGG GAGGATCAGCATGGCAGGTCTGAGCTCCAAGACAGTCCCTCATCTTGCAGATGCTATACATGCCGCCGTCACCCGTGCTATCTAA
- the LOC100261001 gene encoding transcription factor MYB3R-1 isoform X2: MESDRTITPPTEGVSDGFQKMRPPHGRTSGPTRRSTKGQWTAEEDEILCKAVQRYKGKNWKKIAECFKDRTDVQCLHRWQKVLNPELVKGPWSKEEDEVIIELVNKYGAKKWSTIAQHLPGRIGKQCRERWHNHLNPAINKEAWTQEEELALVRAHQIYGNKWAELTKFLPGRTDNAIKNHWNSSVKKKLDSYIASGLLAQFQGLPLVGHRNQSIHSSSSRMQQSSGDDSGAKGGIEAEEISECSQGSTAVGCSQSVSEMSNSGLHTREEFQMTEESGQGKEQSSSPISCSKQYYASIEEVTLSIPEIPCELDCPSNYLEPNFPHDARISGSVERQFNSNEQPAISSFELGQASSGLSSHFNGGNENRDTVSIPLQTSVGLNASSSMGNMGVDSDIPEHLLISEGDCCGFRFQEAGTDEYFSSENLTRCTNAIELECTDPLVCQSSDFQISETSGTSASQPYYPLRSEMLEASCCQSLLSVPSVHPAVDCTFIFGTETNQLSDCSLQTQGLDDFIYTNDSTNSICHNGTENKDLQEQPGPAKDSVNLVPVDSFGSGPSDIMHTCPSREGKQLAHTEQQDEGALFYEPPRFPSLDIPFFSCDLIQSGSDMQQEYSPLGIRQLMMSSMNCLTPFRLWDSPSRDDSPDAVLKSAAKTFTGTPSILKKRHRDLLSPSPLSERRSDKKLESDINQGFFCTSSLTKEFSRLDVMFDNSGTNQKSNSGPFDEDKENLGHVFVVGKEERRDGPPSSHNRNSEVDFDGRNSLDNIRQGNVDVDAKTKFDADADVQIPSGVLVEQNMNHQVLFSPDQVGFKTDKTFGSSRRNRGNQFSRSLEATLKQHAPSESSSGNPCLSVVDLPAVVGKNHDGHLVAATSMPSNTSSNPQDTMVGNAGNDDDVGTFSLFGETPFKRSIDSPSAWKSPWFINSFVPGPRVDTEISVEDIEYFMSPGDRSYDAIGLMKQLSEHTAETFADAKEVLRIGASEVMSKERCSSNNNHDPDHQLENHSHLASEVLTERVLDFSDCGTPGKETTKGKSSAAPGFSSPSSYLLKGCR; the protein is encoded by the exons ATGGAAAGTGACAGGACAATCACTCCTCCCACAGAAGGGGTCAGCGATGGTTTTCAGAAAATGCGACCTCCGCATGG GAGGACTAGTGGTCCTACAAGGCGTTCCACAAAGGGGCAATGGACAGCCGAAGAG GATGAGATTTTATGCAAGGCTGTTCAGCGTTATAAAGGAAAGAACTGGAAAAAAATAG cGGAATGTTTCAAGGATCGGACAGATGTGCAATGCTTGCACAGGTGGCAGAAGGTCTTGAATCCAGAACTTGTCAAAGGTCCATGGTCAAAAGAG GAGGATGAAGTAATAATTGAATTGGTTAACAAATATGGGGCAAAAAAATGGTCCACCATTGCACAACATTTACCTGGGCGTATTGGAAAGCAATGTCGGGAAAG GTGGCACAATCACCTTAATCCTGCCATAAACAAGGAGGCATGGACTCAAGAAGAAGAGTTGGCATTGGTTCGTGCTCATCAGATATATGGAAACAAGTGGGCAGAGTTGACAAAATTCTTGCCGGGAAG GACAGACAATGCCATAAAGAACCACTGGAACAGTTCCGTAAAGAAGAAGTTGGACTCTTATATAGCATCAGGTTTACTTGCACAGTTCCAAGGCCTGCCTCTTGTTGGTCATCGAAACCAATCAATCCATTCATCTTCTTCAAGGATGCAACAGAGTAGTGGAGACGATAGTGGTGCCAAAGGTGGGATAGAAGCAGAGGAAATTTCAGAATGTAGTCAAGGTTCAACTGCGGTAGGTTGCTCCCAATCTGTGAGTGAAATGTCTAATTCTGGTTTACACACAAGAGAGGAATTTCAGATGACTGAAGAATCTGGTCAAGGAAAGGAACAAAGTTCCAGTCCAATATCATGTTCCAAACAATATTACGCATCTATTGAAGAAGTCACTCTCTCAATTCCAGAAATCCCTTGTGAATTGGATTGCCCTTCCAACTACCTTGAGCCAAATTTCCCACATGATGCTAGAATTTCTGGAAGCGTGGAGCGTCAGTTTAATTCAAATGAGCAACCTGCTATTTCTTCTTTTGAACTGGGACAGGCATCATCAGGTTTATCATCACATTTTAATGGTGGCAATGAAAACCGGGACACAGTTTCCATCCCATTACAAACTTCTGTAGGGTTGAatgcttcttcttccatgggAAATATGGGTGTGGATTCTGATATACCTGAACACTTACTGATATCTGAAGGCGATTGTTGTGGGTTCAGATTCCAAGAGGCAGGGACTGATGAATATTTTTCCTCTGAAAATCTTAcaagatgcacaaatgccattGAATTGGAATGCACAGATCCATTAGTTTGCCAATCATCTGACTTTCAGATCTCTGAAACCTCAGGAACTTCAGCTTCACAGCCATATTACCCTTTAAGGTCTGAGATGTTGGAAGCTTCATGCTGTCAATCTCTTCTGTCTGTTCCTTCAGTTCATCCTGCCGTTGACTGTACGTTTATATTTGGTACTGAAACCAATCAATTAAGTGATTGCTCGCTTCAAACTCAAGGACTTGATGATTTTATCTATACCAATGACTCCACCAATTCTATCTGTCACAATGGTACAGAAAACAAAGACCTTCAAGAGCAACCAGGCCCGGCAAAGGATTCTGTAAACTTAGTTCCTGTAGATTCTTTTGGGTCAGGACCATCAGATATAATGCATACTTGTCCTTCTAGAGAAGGAAAACAACTAGCGCATACTGAACAGCAGGATGAAGGCGCTCTATTTTATGAGCCTCCTCGCTTTCCTAGTTTGGACATTCCTTTTTTTAGTTGTGATCTTATACAGTCTGGTAGTGACATGCAGCAAGAATATAGTCCTCTTGGTATCCGTCAACTGATGATGTCTTCTATGAACTGCTTGACTCCATTTAGGCTGTGGGATTCACCATCTCGAGATGATAGTCCTGATGCTGTGCTGAAAAGTGCAGCCAAAACTTTCACAGGTACACCATCCATTTTGAAGAAACGACACCGTGATTTACTGTCACCTTCACCTTTGTCAGAAAGAAGAAGTGATAAAAAGCTTGAGAGTGACATAAATCAAGGGTTCTTTTGCACATCTAGTTTGACCAAGGAATTTTCTCGCCTAGATGTTATGTTTGATAATAGTGGGACTAACCAGAAAAGTAACTCTGGACCCTTTGATGAAGATAAAGAAAATCTGGGCCATGTTTTTGTGGTGGGAAAAGAAGAGAGGAGAGATGGTCCTCCATCTTCACATAACAGAAATTCAGAGGTAGACTTTGATGGCAGAAATTCTCTGGACAACATCAGACAGGGAAATGTTGATGTTGATGCTAAGACTAAGTTTGATGCTGATGCTGATGTGCAAATT CCTTCTGGAGTCCTTGTTGAACAAAACATGAATCATCAGGTATTATTTTCTCCTGACCAAGTTGGATTTAAAACAGACAAAACCTTTGGTTCCAGTCGTAGAAATCGGGGAAATCAGTTCTCTAGAAGCTTGGAAGCTACATTGAAACAGCATGCTCCTTCAGAATCTTCATCTGGAAATCCATGTTTATCTGTTGTTGACTTACCTGCCGTTGTTGGAAAGAATCATGATGGTCATTTGGTTGCAGCCACATCCATGCCATCTAACACTTCATCAAACCCCCAGGACACTATGGTTGGCAATGCTGGCAATGATGACGATGTCGGAACCTTTAGTCT attTGGTGAAACTCCTTTTAAAAGAAGTATTGATTCCCCTTCAGCATGGAAATCCCCTTGGTTTATCAACTCTTTTGTGCCTGGCCCAAGAGTTGATACAGAAATATCAGTTGAG GATATAGAATATTTCATGAGCCCTGGGGATAGAAGCTATGATGCTATCGGGTTGATGAAACAGTTGAGCGAGCATACTGCAGAAACATTTGCTGATGCCAAGGAGGTTTTGAGAATTGGTGCTTCTGAAGTGATGTCAAAGGAAAGATGCTCTAGCAATAACAATCATGACCCAGATCATCAGCTGGAGAACCATTCCCATTTGGCTTCAGAAGTATTG ACTGAGCGGGTACTCGACTTCAGTGACTGTGGCACACCTGGGAAGGAAACGACAAAGGGGAAATCTTCTGCTGCTCCTGGCTTTTCAAGTCCCTCTTCCTATCTGTTGAAGGGATGCAGGTAG
- the LOC100261001 gene encoding transcription factor MYB3R-1 isoform X1 — protein MESDRTITPPTEGVSDGFQKMRPPHGRTSGPTRRSTKGQWTAEEDEILCKAVQRYKGKNWKKIAECFKDRTDVQCLHRWQKVLNPELVKGPWSKEEDEVIIELVNKYGAKKWSTIAQHLPGRIGKQCRERWHNHLNPAINKEAWTQEEELALVRAHQIYGNKWAELTKFLPGRTDNAIKNHWNSSVKKKLDSYIASGLLAQFQGLPLVGHRNQSIHSSSSRMQQSSGDDSGAKGGIEAEEISECSQGSTAVGCSQSVSEMSNSGLHTREEFQMTEESGQGKEQSSSPISCSKQYYASIEEVTLSIPEIPCELDCPSNYLEPNFPHDARISGSVERQFNSNEQPAISSFELGQASSGLSSHFNGGNENRDTVSIPLQTSVGLNASSSMGNMGVDSDIPEHLLISEGDCCGFRFQEAGTDEYFSSENLTRCTNAIELECTDPLVCQSSDFQISETSGTSASQPYYPLRSEMLEASCCQSLLSVPSVHPAVDCTFIFGTETNQLSDCSLQTQGLDDFIYTNDSTNSICHNGTENKDLQEQPGPAKDSVNLVPVDSFGSGPSDIMHTCPSREGKQLAHTEQQDEGALFYEPPRFPSLDIPFFSCDLIQSGSDMQQEYSPLGIRQLMMSSMNCLTPFRLWDSPSRDDSPDAVLKSAAKTFTGTPSILKKRHRDLLSPSPLSERRSDKKLESDINQGFFCTSSLTKEFSRLDVMFDNSGTNQKSNSGPFDEDKENLGHVFVVGKEERRDGPPSSHNRNSEVDFDGRNSLDNIRQGNVDVDAKTKFDADADVQIQPSGVLVEQNMNHQVLFSPDQVGFKTDKTFGSSRRNRGNQFSRSLEATLKQHAPSESSSGNPCLSVVDLPAVVGKNHDGHLVAATSMPSNTSSNPQDTMVGNAGNDDDVGTFSLFGETPFKRSIDSPSAWKSPWFINSFVPGPRVDTEISVEDIEYFMSPGDRSYDAIGLMKQLSEHTAETFADAKEVLRIGASEVMSKERCSSNNNHDPDHQLENHSHLASEVLTERVLDFSDCGTPGKETTKGKSSAAPGFSSPSSYLLKGCR, from the exons ATGGAAAGTGACAGGACAATCACTCCTCCCACAGAAGGGGTCAGCGATGGTTTTCAGAAAATGCGACCTCCGCATGG GAGGACTAGTGGTCCTACAAGGCGTTCCACAAAGGGGCAATGGACAGCCGAAGAG GATGAGATTTTATGCAAGGCTGTTCAGCGTTATAAAGGAAAGAACTGGAAAAAAATAG cGGAATGTTTCAAGGATCGGACAGATGTGCAATGCTTGCACAGGTGGCAGAAGGTCTTGAATCCAGAACTTGTCAAAGGTCCATGGTCAAAAGAG GAGGATGAAGTAATAATTGAATTGGTTAACAAATATGGGGCAAAAAAATGGTCCACCATTGCACAACATTTACCTGGGCGTATTGGAAAGCAATGTCGGGAAAG GTGGCACAATCACCTTAATCCTGCCATAAACAAGGAGGCATGGACTCAAGAAGAAGAGTTGGCATTGGTTCGTGCTCATCAGATATATGGAAACAAGTGGGCAGAGTTGACAAAATTCTTGCCGGGAAG GACAGACAATGCCATAAAGAACCACTGGAACAGTTCCGTAAAGAAGAAGTTGGACTCTTATATAGCATCAGGTTTACTTGCACAGTTCCAAGGCCTGCCTCTTGTTGGTCATCGAAACCAATCAATCCATTCATCTTCTTCAAGGATGCAACAGAGTAGTGGAGACGATAGTGGTGCCAAAGGTGGGATAGAAGCAGAGGAAATTTCAGAATGTAGTCAAGGTTCAACTGCGGTAGGTTGCTCCCAATCTGTGAGTGAAATGTCTAATTCTGGTTTACACACAAGAGAGGAATTTCAGATGACTGAAGAATCTGGTCAAGGAAAGGAACAAAGTTCCAGTCCAATATCATGTTCCAAACAATATTACGCATCTATTGAAGAAGTCACTCTCTCAATTCCAGAAATCCCTTGTGAATTGGATTGCCCTTCCAACTACCTTGAGCCAAATTTCCCACATGATGCTAGAATTTCTGGAAGCGTGGAGCGTCAGTTTAATTCAAATGAGCAACCTGCTATTTCTTCTTTTGAACTGGGACAGGCATCATCAGGTTTATCATCACATTTTAATGGTGGCAATGAAAACCGGGACACAGTTTCCATCCCATTACAAACTTCTGTAGGGTTGAatgcttcttcttccatgggAAATATGGGTGTGGATTCTGATATACCTGAACACTTACTGATATCTGAAGGCGATTGTTGTGGGTTCAGATTCCAAGAGGCAGGGACTGATGAATATTTTTCCTCTGAAAATCTTAcaagatgcacaaatgccattGAATTGGAATGCACAGATCCATTAGTTTGCCAATCATCTGACTTTCAGATCTCTGAAACCTCAGGAACTTCAGCTTCACAGCCATATTACCCTTTAAGGTCTGAGATGTTGGAAGCTTCATGCTGTCAATCTCTTCTGTCTGTTCCTTCAGTTCATCCTGCCGTTGACTGTACGTTTATATTTGGTACTGAAACCAATCAATTAAGTGATTGCTCGCTTCAAACTCAAGGACTTGATGATTTTATCTATACCAATGACTCCACCAATTCTATCTGTCACAATGGTACAGAAAACAAAGACCTTCAAGAGCAACCAGGCCCGGCAAAGGATTCTGTAAACTTAGTTCCTGTAGATTCTTTTGGGTCAGGACCATCAGATATAATGCATACTTGTCCTTCTAGAGAAGGAAAACAACTAGCGCATACTGAACAGCAGGATGAAGGCGCTCTATTTTATGAGCCTCCTCGCTTTCCTAGTTTGGACATTCCTTTTTTTAGTTGTGATCTTATACAGTCTGGTAGTGACATGCAGCAAGAATATAGTCCTCTTGGTATCCGTCAACTGATGATGTCTTCTATGAACTGCTTGACTCCATTTAGGCTGTGGGATTCACCATCTCGAGATGATAGTCCTGATGCTGTGCTGAAAAGTGCAGCCAAAACTTTCACAGGTACACCATCCATTTTGAAGAAACGACACCGTGATTTACTGTCACCTTCACCTTTGTCAGAAAGAAGAAGTGATAAAAAGCTTGAGAGTGACATAAATCAAGGGTTCTTTTGCACATCTAGTTTGACCAAGGAATTTTCTCGCCTAGATGTTATGTTTGATAATAGTGGGACTAACCAGAAAAGTAACTCTGGACCCTTTGATGAAGATAAAGAAAATCTGGGCCATGTTTTTGTGGTGGGAAAAGAAGAGAGGAGAGATGGTCCTCCATCTTCACATAACAGAAATTCAGAGGTAGACTTTGATGGCAGAAATTCTCTGGACAACATCAGACAGGGAAATGTTGATGTTGATGCTAAGACTAAGTTTGATGCTGATGCTGATGTGCAAATT CAGCCTTCTGGAGTCCTTGTTGAACAAAACATGAATCATCAGGTATTATTTTCTCCTGACCAAGTTGGATTTAAAACAGACAAAACCTTTGGTTCCAGTCGTAGAAATCGGGGAAATCAGTTCTCTAGAAGCTTGGAAGCTACATTGAAACAGCATGCTCCTTCAGAATCTTCATCTGGAAATCCATGTTTATCTGTTGTTGACTTACCTGCCGTTGTTGGAAAGAATCATGATGGTCATTTGGTTGCAGCCACATCCATGCCATCTAACACTTCATCAAACCCCCAGGACACTATGGTTGGCAATGCTGGCAATGATGACGATGTCGGAACCTTTAGTCT attTGGTGAAACTCCTTTTAAAAGAAGTATTGATTCCCCTTCAGCATGGAAATCCCCTTGGTTTATCAACTCTTTTGTGCCTGGCCCAAGAGTTGATACAGAAATATCAGTTGAG GATATAGAATATTTCATGAGCCCTGGGGATAGAAGCTATGATGCTATCGGGTTGATGAAACAGTTGAGCGAGCATACTGCAGAAACATTTGCTGATGCCAAGGAGGTTTTGAGAATTGGTGCTTCTGAAGTGATGTCAAAGGAAAGATGCTCTAGCAATAACAATCATGACCCAGATCATCAGCTGGAGAACCATTCCCATTTGGCTTCAGAAGTATTG ACTGAGCGGGTACTCGACTTCAGTGACTGTGGCACACCTGGGAAGGAAACGACAAAGGGGAAATCTTCTGCTGCTCCTGGCTTTTCAAGTCCCTCTTCCTATCTGTTGAAGGGATGCAGGTAG